A genome region from Maniola jurtina chromosome 22, ilManJurt1.1, whole genome shotgun sequence includes the following:
- the LOC123876925 gene encoding uncharacterized protein LOC123876925, with translation MEESNECVCKVSVKVPPFWLSKPAMWFAHIETQFRVRGITADQTKYDHVVSNLDLKVMLEVEDIITTPPQENKYEHLKAELIRRLSVSEGQRVRQLLTEEELGDRKPSQFLRHLRSLAGNTLTDEGILRQLFMRRLPLHLQTILAASADPLDDIAMRADKILEVAPSITAAPTQVSVNAAAASGAPNDPLGLHAFAAQMKELTVNIAALTNNSRSGRNRSRSISNRRSRSPSNSDGHCWYHRKFQHKATKCTSPCSWKQENGNDRQ, from the coding sequence ATGGAAGAGTCAAATGAGTGTGTCTGTAAAGTTTCTGTCAAAGTGCCACCCTTTTGGCTTTCAAAACCAGCCATGTGGTTTGCCCATATAGAGACCCAGTTTAGAGTACGTGGCATTACTGCGGATCAAACCAAATATGACCATGTAGTGTCTAACCTGGATTTAAAGGTAATGTTAGAGGTGGAGGACATAATCACCACTCCCCCACAAGAGAACAAATATGAACATTTAAAAGCAGAATTAATAAGGCGACTTTCGGTGTCTGAGGGACAACGTGTCCGTCAACTATTAACTGAAGAAGAACTGGGTGATAGAAAACCATCCCAGTTTCTACGGCACCTGCGCTCTTTAGCAGGAAATACATTGACTGATGAAGGCATTCTCCGACAGCTGTTCATGCGTCGACTTCCTCTCCACTTGCAAACCATACTAGCAGCCAGTGCCGACCCACTGGATGATATTGCTATGCGTGCAGATAAAATATTGGAGGTCGCTCCCAGCATCACAGCAGCACCTACACAGGTAAGTGTGAATGCTGCTGCTGCATCAGGCGCACCAAATGATCCTTTGGGCCTCCATGCTTTTGCAGCCCAGATGAAAGAGTTAACAGTTAACATTGCCGCCCTTACTAATAATTCACGCTCCGGGCGTAACAGGAGCCGCAGCATTTCAAACAGACGCTCTCGTTCTCCGTCTAATAGCGACGGACACTGCTGGTACCACCGAAAATTTCAGCACAAGGCCACGAAGTGCACCAGCCCATGCTCCTGGAAGCAGGAAAACGGAAACGACAGGCAGTAA
- the LOC123876920 gene encoding uncharacterized protein LOC123876920 — protein MEQIFMIEVFVKKVVLKIEPPEKDEYELMLEAEERRKEEEARAAAEAAKKGKKAKPPKAKKGKKGKKGKEPPPPSEEEMKFMQTCTMQMLCLPLFDFYVAHDNFIPPEPPPPPGKKGKKGKPPKPKKGKKGGIPPRKIVLPSEPLPQPPYFGVGNSVMFLSRPSKLEEMLTKTPIHITVWNRDQDMNCIGFCVVEWHKSFIECLQRAGELNPVNMDQAEYRVTSKSEMITNTVQWVRPLQCEEDLKASGEIEFFIRLSCLGNKIVSYFVALPEMERLPGRKYLCDDLKLKDIEVVRHWEGTTIDAVPPVAYFFGAPDISKEPIRPVEEYKVYEEFVAPFTKSELAILAMGFPKGPCGGTNCPKRMDYRGSEHQFIPGETVKGKYQHGQFVNKRDVHGPCGRLDCPLAKKVRAYICSEGSYKPCKKPCPIDYY, from the coding sequence ATGGAGCAAATTTTTATGATCGAGGTTTTCGTAAAGAAAGTCGTGCTCAAAATAGAGCCGCCAGAGAAAGATGAATATGAGCTCATGTTAGAAGCAGAAGAGAGGcgaaaagaagaagaagctcGGGCGGCTGCAGAGGCAgcaaaaaaaggtaaaaaagcGAAACCACCGAAAGCAAAAAAGGGCAAAAAAGGGAAAAAAGGAAAAGAACCACCACCACCTTCCGAGGAAGAAATGAAGTTCATGCAAACCTGTACAATGCAAATGCTTTGTTTACCTTTATTCGATTTTTACGTTGCCCACGACAACTTCATACCTCCTGAACCTCCACCACCACCAGGAAAGAAAGGAAAGAAAGGGAAACCACCAAAACCTAAGAAAGGCAAAAAAGGAGGTATTCCTCCTAGAAAAATTGTTCTACCTTCCGAACCCTTACCGCAACCTCCCTACTTTGGCGTAGGAAATTCAGTTATGTTCCTATCTAGACCTTCAAAACTAGAAGAAATGTTGACAAAGACCCCTATTCATATCACTGTTTGGAATAGGGATCAAGATATGAACTGTATAGGCTTCTGTGTTGTTGAGTGGCATAAATCATTCATAGAGTGTCTCCAAAGAGCAGGTGAGTTAAATCCTGTCAATATGGATCAAGCCGAATACAGAGTTACATCAAAATCAGAAATGATCACAAATACAGTTCAATGGGTAAGACCTTTGCAATGCGAGGAGGATTTGAAAGCATCAGGTGAAATAGAATTTTTCATCCGATTGTCTTGCTTAGGCAATAAAATCGTTAGCTATTTTGTAGCGTTACCAGAAATGGAGAGATTGCCCGGACGTAAATATTTGTGTGACGACTTAAAATTAAAAGACATTGAAGTTGTTAGGCATTGGGAAGGTACTACAATAGATGCTGTACCACCTGTGGCTTACTTTTTCGGTGCTCCTGATATTTCAAAAGAGCCTATCAGACCTGTTGAAGAATATAAAGTGTATGAAGAATTCGTAGCTCCGTTTACTAAAAGTGAGTTAGCTATACTTGCTATGGGGTTTCCGAAAGGTCCTTGTGGGGGAACGAACTGTCCTAAACGAATGGATTATAGAGGAAGCGAACATCAGTTTATACCCGGAGAGACTGTCAAAGGGAAGTATCAACATGGGCAGTTTGTTAACAAACGAGACGTCCACGGTCCTTGTGGAAGACTAGATTGTCCTTTAGCAAAGAAAGTTCGAGCTTACATTTGTTCTGAAGGCAGCTACAAGCCTTGTAAAAAACCGTGCCCTATTGATTACTATTAA